The segment CCAAACCTTGATCGTGCAATCCTGGCTTCCGGTGACTAAAGTCTTGCCATCCTGGCTCAGCGCCATTGCGGTAATTGGAGCGGTATGTCCTTGCAAGGAAAAGAGCCGCTGACCCGTGCGCCAATTCCAAATCTGCACCGTATTCGTGAGTTCAGATGGGCTAGTACGGGTAAGAGAACCAACGCTTAAAAGTGTTTTCCCATCAGGATGTAGCGCAATACGTCGCAAAGCATTGCCAGGATTCAAAGTTTGCAGAGCATGTAAAGTGGCTTTTCTAGTGGTGAAATCGGATTGTACTGTTTTCTTAAGAGATGGAGAGATGCGATCGCAATCCGGATCTCCTTCACGTAGCGGGTAGTCTACTGGATCAAACCAAACTCCAGCATCTTGAAACAAATCGGAGACTGAATCAGGAAGGCGATCCAACACAACAGGCATTTCTTCGATCGATGAGTCTTGGAACATAGCTTCTCACCAAGGGGGATCACCGCCAGTGTTCACTCTGAGTCTGATTCGCTCTACGGTGTTACTGATGAACTCTCGTTAAAGTTTTGATAAGGTCTAGCTAGATCTACGCAAAGGGTTTTAGATTTTTGGATTGGAAGGAACGTGATGAAAAAAAGCTGGTTGACGATCGCAGTTTTGACGAATTTATTGGCAGTCTCAGCGCGGGCAGAAAATTCGCAGCAACTTCAAGAATTTCGATCGACCAAGACCTGTTACGGTTGCGATCTCACAAACACGAGTTTGGCAAACCTCGATCTCAGTAATGCAAAGCTGATTAATACCTCATTGTTTGGCACAGATTTTAGAGGCACTAATCTCAGTGGAGCAAATCTCAGCGGGATTCAAGCCGGGGAACTGATCGTGAATGCGCGATCGAGTGAGCGCCGAATTAGTGACTTTTCAGGAGTGAATTTCACAGGAGCCGATATTAGTCGGGCTTCTTTGAGCCGAGCGATTCTCGCCCAAGCAAATTTTACAAATGCGTATCTGCTGAATACGGATTTTGGATCGGCTCGATTAGTAGGCGCAGTGTTTCAAGGCGCAACGTTAGGCAACACATTCTTTGGTGGAGCAGATTTGACAGGTGCGAACTTCACAAATCAACCGTTGGTTGGGGTGTATCTCAGAAATGCTCGATTAGACAATGCTCAACTCGCAGGAGTCAGGTTTGATTCGAGCGATTTGACCAATGCGGTGTTTAGAAATGCTGATTTGCGCGGAGCTAGTTTTACAAGTACAACGATCGCGAATGCTGATTTTTCGGGTGCAAGACTCGATTCGGACACGGTCGCTCAACTGTGTCAGACAGCAGGCGGCTCGAATACCTTGACGAACACTGATACTCGGGTGAGTTTAGGCTGTCGCTAGGCTGATAAACTGACAACAGCAAATCGATTTTTTGTCCTGATCTGACTCGCCCGTAAGCAAGCAGGCATGAGCAGATGAGGATGAGATCGCCTTATTTTTGTCAGTGTACTTGGATTGAGAGAACGTGTATTTATTAATTCCTGCGGCAGGTTCAGGGCAGCGCATGGGCAGCGCGTGGCAACGCCAGAACAAAGCTCCCCGCAACAAATTACTGCTTGATCTTTTGGGAAAGCCGATTCTTGCCTGGACACTGCTTGCCGCAGAAGCATCTCAAACGATTACTTGGATTGGCATCATCGGACAGCCGTTCGATTGGGATGACTTCAAAGAGATCGTGCAATCTCTGAAGTTGACCAAGCCTGTTCACTTTATTCAAGGCGGGACAACTCGCCAAGAATCGGTTTACAACGGACTTCAAGCCCTGCCGCCCGAAGCAGAACAGGTGCTCATTCACGATGGCGCGCGATGCTTAGCAACTCCAGAACTGTTCGATCGCTGTACAGAAGCCTTGCAAACCTGTGATGGATTGGTTGCAGCAATTCCTGTCAAAGACACGATTAAGGTCGTCTCAGAGGGTCTAGTTGCCTCGACTCCAGAGCGATCGCAATTGTGGGCAGCCCAAACTCCGCAAGGATTTTCGGTGCCCTTGTTGAAAAAATGTCATTTAGAAGGACGCACTCAAGGCTGGGAAGTCACAGACGATGCAGCGTTATTTGAACAGTGTCAACTGCCTGTGCAAATTCTTCCAGGAGAAGAGACGAATTTGAAAGTCACAACGCCAATGGATTTAGCAATTGCGGAATTTATCCTGCGTCAACGGGATTAGCGGCAAACATCGCCTCAATCGTCTTGCCCAATTGGTGTAAGTCGGTTAGCTCGATCGCTTGAACTCGTCCCGAGTCGATTAAAGGAATCGCGCGATCGTCAGTTGGTTCTCCTCGCAAGCCTGCCGTAATCAAATCCGCTGCACGTCCACTGCCTGAAATCACAATCAAAGGTCGCTGCTGAACCGTGACATTTTGCAAAGCATCTTCCCAAGTGATCTCGCCACCATTTAACAAAACCGTCACAGAGGGTGCCGACTGCGCAATCTCGGATGCTGCTGCTGCTAACCAGGATGATTCATCGCCCCAATTTGATCCTGGAACGAGTAGGAAATGAGAATGATGTGGCTCTAAGGGTGCAGCATGTTCCGAGTCGATTCCTTGACCCGGTAAAGTTGCTAGTCCCACCGGGGCGATTCCCATCAGCGGAAATGTTCCTTGAATCTGCTGCCGTGCTCGACCCATTAACTGCATGACACCCGTATCCGTTCCACCATCGACGATCGCTGCTTGCCATTTTTGAGCGATCGGGGCAAGAACTTTTACAAACAGTTGCTGTATCAGTTCATAATCAGCAGCACTAATCTTACTGGCTCCGCCAATCACCACCAGCACTGGACGATTGACA is part of the Leptolyngbya boryana PCC 6306 genome and harbors:
- a CDS encoding pentapeptide repeat-containing protein; translation: MKKSWLTIAVLTNLLAVSARAENSQQLQEFRSTKTCYGCDLTNTSLANLDLSNAKLINTSLFGTDFRGTNLSGANLSGIQAGELIVNARSSERRISDFSGVNFTGADISRASLSRAILAQANFTNAYLLNTDFGSARLVGAVFQGATLGNTFFGGADLTGANFTNQPLVGVYLRNARLDNAQLAGVRFDSSDLTNAVFRNADLRGASFTSTTIANADFSGARLDSDTVAQLCQTAGGSNTLTNTDTRVSLGCR
- the ispD gene encoding 2-C-methyl-D-erythritol 4-phosphate cytidylyltransferase — encoded protein: MYLLIPAAGSGQRMGSAWQRQNKAPRNKLLLDLLGKPILAWTLLAAEASQTITWIGIIGQPFDWDDFKEIVQSLKLTKPVHFIQGGTTRQESVYNGLQALPPEAEQVLIHDGARCLATPELFDRCTEALQTCDGLVAAIPVKDTIKVVSEGLVASTPERSQLWAAQTPQGFSVPLLKKCHLEGRTQGWEVTDDAALFEQCQLPVQILPGEETNLKVTTPMDLAIAEFILRQRD